One region of Marivirga arenosa genomic DNA includes:
- a CDS encoding TetR/AcrR family transcriptional regulator codes for MAKKETAKAVDLKIKEAYIDYVLENGKQPASIYKFSKDLKLKEVDFYNHFNSFQALQKHIWADFFKETVDTLHAEEAFVEYTSREKLLALYFTLIEILKVNRSYAMMDLQNMKKGDLKPSFLEVFKKHFLKFVDEILLQGKETEEIMDRPIIGDRYSEGLWIQTLFILQFWANDESKDFEKTDAAIEKAVNVAYDLMGKSPLDSMFDFAKFLFQNR; via the coding sequence ATGGCAAAAAAGGAAACAGCAAAAGCGGTTGATTTAAAAATAAAAGAAGCATACATTGATTATGTTTTAGAAAACGGTAAACAGCCCGCATCTATTTACAAATTTTCAAAAGATTTGAAATTAAAAGAAGTTGATTTCTATAATCACTTCAATTCTTTCCAAGCACTTCAGAAGCATATTTGGGCGGATTTCTTTAAAGAAACTGTTGATACACTTCATGCTGAAGAGGCATTTGTAGAATATACTTCCAGAGAGAAATTGTTAGCATTGTATTTCACATTGATCGAAATTTTGAAAGTGAATAGATCTTATGCAATGATGGACCTTCAGAATATGAAAAAGGGTGATCTTAAACCGTCCTTCTTAGAAGTCTTTAAAAAGCATTTCTTGAAATTTGTTGATGAAATCTTGCTTCAGGGAAAGGAAACCGAGGAAATTATGGATCGCCCTATTATAGGAGATCGATATTCTGAAGGCTTATGGATTCAAACGCTTTTCATATTACAGTTTTGGGCAAACGATGAAAGTAAGGATTTTGAAAAAACAGATGCTGCAATTGAAAAAGCAGTTAATGTAGCCTATGATTTAATGGGTAAAAGTCCATTAGATTCCATGTTTGATTTTGCCAAATTTTTATTTCAAAACCGTTAA
- a CDS encoding ABC1 kinase family protein: protein MADRKEQSRIPVSKIQRASKFVRTGAKVGGNYIKHYSKKAFNKNLDRSQLDLDNAEDIYESLSELKGSALKVAQMLSMDRNLLPPAYQEKFTMSQYSAPPLSYPLVVKTFQKTLGKGPDALFDSFTKSAVNAASMGQVHKAQIGDKIYAVKIQYPGVADSISSDLRLVRPFATRLFNMSNAELDHYMSEVEGKLMEEADYALELQRSKEITEALAGKIDGLFFPKYYEEYSGDRVITMDWLEGVHLKEFLETNPSQEVKNKIGQALWDFYNFQFHELKQVHADPHPGNFMFKDDGTMGIIDFGCIKEIPDDFYENYFSLLKPGFMEDKDEIDKRFKALDFFHEKDTPAEREIFSSVFLEMIGMLSKPFQYETFNFGNNAFFEEIYAMGERVSNMKEVRNSNGARGSRHGLYVNRTYFGLYNMLNQLDAEVKITKPDWLKGSREKVA from the coding sequence ATGGCTGATAGAAAAGAACAATCACGCATACCCGTTTCCAAAATTCAGAGAGCCAGCAAATTTGTAAGAACTGGTGCTAAGGTAGGCGGTAATTATATAAAGCATTACTCTAAAAAAGCATTTAACAAAAATTTAGACAGATCACAACTTGATTTGGATAATGCTGAAGATATTTATGAATCATTAAGCGAATTGAAAGGAAGTGCATTGAAGGTTGCGCAGATGTTAAGTATGGATAGAAATTTACTTCCGCCTGCTTATCAAGAGAAATTTACTATGTCACAATACAGTGCACCGCCATTATCGTATCCGTTGGTAGTAAAAACTTTTCAAAAAACTTTGGGAAAGGGACCTGACGCATTATTTGATAGTTTCACTAAAAGTGCGGTGAACGCAGCTTCTATGGGGCAAGTGCATAAAGCACAAATAGGTGATAAAATCTATGCGGTGAAAATCCAATATCCTGGAGTGGCAGATAGTATTAGTTCTGATTTACGATTGGTGAGACCTTTTGCTACTCGATTATTCAATATGAGTAATGCAGAATTAGATCATTATATGAGTGAGGTAGAAGGTAAATTGATGGAAGAGGCTGATTACGCTTTGGAGCTACAACGATCTAAGGAAATTACGGAAGCTTTGGCTGGTAAAATTGATGGTTTATTCTTTCCGAAATATTATGAGGAATATTCTGGTGATAGAGTAATTACTATGGATTGGTTAGAAGGCGTTCATTTAAAAGAATTTTTAGAAACTAATCCTTCTCAAGAAGTAAAAAACAAAATTGGGCAGGCTTTATGGGATTTCTATAATTTCCAATTCCATGAATTGAAGCAAGTTCATGCTGATCCTCATCCAGGTAATTTTATGTTTAAGGATGATGGAACAATGGGAATTATTGATTTTGGCTGCATTAAGGAGATCCCTGATGACTTTTATGAAAATTACTTCAGTTTGTTGAAGCCAGGATTTATGGAGGATAAAGATGAAATTGATAAGAGGTTTAAGGCATTAGATTTCTTCCATGAAAAAGATACTCCTGCTGAAAGGGAAATATTCAGTTCTGTATTCTTAGAGATGATAGGGATGTTAAGCAAGCCTTTCCAATATGAAACTTTCAACTTTGGAAATAATGCTTTCTTTGAGGAGATATACGCAATGGGAGAGAGAGTTTCAAATATGAAAGAAGTAAGAAATAGTAATGGCGCTCGAGGTTCAAGACATGGTCTTTATGTTAATAGAACCTATTTTGGGCTTTACAATATGCTGAATCAATTGGATGCAGAAGTAAAAATAACTAAGCCAGATTGGTTGAAAGGAAGTAGAGAAAAAGTAGCATAA